The following proteins are encoded in a genomic region of Synechococcus sp. CBW1002:
- a CDS encoding MFS transporter: protein MARAGSWFHQFPAPLRELVLIRLIGSLGAGGVVYLTPMVFHQADFSASSVTQGLALAALAGTGGRLLCGLLLDRGLNCTVPVLMAVLLSLAGDSLLAGAWGWSGFLQGQLLLGASMGLYWPAIELAVPLSCEPVSSARGYALARSADAAGIAAGALLGALLAWGGRLRGIYLVDIACLVVMALLLLLRPLPDPRPRSLSRTGDTWRSWLPPLLPLLALTVLATAMPALMQSALPLDLVRGGLQRPPLPDSQGALMIGLQLALLLLLQWPVGQALARRPVGTGLGLSLVCFACGSLLLAISALHVGGAWLIMLAQLPLALGQAAFLPIASETVVELTPLKHQGLALALFSQCFAVSALTAPLLAGQLLDRQGHGAGLWLTMTLLYLVGLRLVRLLHPRTAGPRI, encoded by the coding sequence GTGGCCCGAGCGGGCTCCTGGTTTCACCAGTTTCCCGCGCCTCTGCGTGAACTGGTCCTGATCCGGCTGATCGGGTCTCTGGGGGCTGGCGGTGTGGTCTATCTCACTCCGATGGTGTTCCACCAGGCCGACTTCAGCGCCAGCAGCGTCACCCAGGGACTGGCACTGGCGGCCCTGGCCGGCACCGGTGGGCGCCTGCTCTGTGGCCTCCTGCTGGATCGGGGCCTCAACTGCACGGTCCCCGTCCTGATGGCAGTGCTGCTTTCCCTGGCGGGTGACAGCCTGCTGGCGGGAGCCTGGGGCTGGTCAGGCTTCCTGCAGGGCCAGCTGCTGCTGGGGGCGTCCATGGGGCTCTACTGGCCGGCGATCGAGCTGGCGGTGCCCTTGAGCTGCGAGCCGGTGTCTTCGGCACGGGGCTATGCCCTGGCACGCAGCGCTGATGCGGCCGGGATCGCAGCGGGGGCGCTGCTCGGGGCCCTGCTGGCCTGGGGCGGCCGGTTGCGGGGCATCTATCTGGTGGACATTGCCTGCCTGGTTGTGATGGCCCTGCTGCTGCTGCTGCGTCCTCTGCCCGATCCGAGGCCCCGATCCCTTTCCAGGACTGGTGACACCTGGCGCAGCTGGCTGCCTCCGCTGCTGCCGTTGCTGGCACTGACGGTGCTGGCCACAGCGATGCCGGCGCTGATGCAGAGCGCCCTTCCGCTCGACTTAGTGCGCGGCGGGCTGCAGCGGCCACCCCTTCCGGATAGCCAGGGCGCCCTGATGATCGGATTGCAGCTGGCATTGCTGCTGCTGCTGCAGTGGCCCGTGGGGCAGGCCCTGGCTCGTCGACCGGTGGGCACGGGCCTCGGACTCAGCCTGGTGTGCTTCGCCTGCGGCAGCCTGCTGCTGGCAATCTCGGCCCTCCACGTGGGTGGAGCCTGGTTGATCATGCTGGCCCAGTTACCCCTGGCGCTGGGTCAGGCTGCCTTCCTGCCGATCGCCAGCGAGACGGTAGTGGAACTCACACCCCTGAAACACCAGGGGCTTGCCCTGGCACTGTTCTCCCAGTGCTTCGCCGTGAGCGCCCTGACCGCACCCCTTCTGGCCGGCCAACTGCTGGATCGCCAGGGTCATGGCGCCGGCCTTTGGCTGACCATGACTTTGCTGTACCTGGTGGGGTTGCGTCTGGTGCGCCTCCTACACCCCCGTACCGCCGGCCCCAGAATCTGA
- a CDS encoding alpha/beta fold hydrolase — protein sequence MHLDGLEIPIDLEQLEAWSRRRTRLQDSQLGPGDDFSKGELAVWLELMDGRSRNNLSRLLRGPLLRSRTFGEQLLTSWAGQRILVEVGSLLTDADGRDSTALLQDTLRRLLEERGEVTVLDLLSAMPADDLHLQLDTLLAQAEQWRDQLRLQQRALRRLRRMELPDRQERPLAFSEAPEVQMQRLLLPVDHRDAPLPLELWRGRSTEAPGPWVLLMPGLGGNSEQLGWLAAALADRGWPAVVLQHPGSDAGAMRALLAGAKPPPGAETLPDRLADLEAVLAAEAHGVLPPMGDGVVLMGHSLGAMTALLASAPAPEPGLERRCREALRRLPITNLSRLLQCQMADLSLELRPPPSLQEGTLRGVVVLNGFGSLLWPRRGLDRLSVPLLMVGGSLDLITPPVSEQLELFLPSSQPRSRLVVVDGGSHFSPVRVSRRGEVLFQLGEELVGVEPQRVQNLILRVSVEFLQGLTGPDLLPPQHRLQEGVGAYVLDAAAARRWQKDLSR from the coding sequence GTGCACCTCGACGGTCTGGAGATTCCGATCGACCTGGAGCAGCTGGAGGCCTGGAGCCGCCGCCGGACCCGACTGCAGGACAGCCAGCTCGGACCTGGCGATGACTTCAGCAAAGGTGAGCTGGCGGTCTGGCTGGAGCTGATGGATGGGCGCAGTCGCAACAATCTGAGCCGCCTGCTGCGGGGTCCACTGCTGCGCTCCCGAACCTTCGGCGAGCAGCTGCTCACCAGCTGGGCCGGCCAGCGGATCCTCGTGGAGGTGGGCAGTCTTCTCACCGACGCCGATGGTCGCGATTCCACCGCCCTGCTGCAGGACACCCTGCGGCGTCTGCTGGAGGAGCGGGGCGAGGTCACCGTGCTGGATCTGCTGAGTGCCATGCCCGCCGACGATCTGCACCTGCAGCTCGACACCCTGCTGGCCCAGGCGGAACAGTGGCGCGACCAGCTGCGTCTGCAGCAGCGGGCCCTGCGACGGCTGCGCCGGATGGAACTGCCGGATCGCCAGGAGCGTCCCCTGGCCTTCAGCGAGGCTCCGGAGGTGCAGATGCAGCGCCTGCTGCTTCCGGTGGATCACCGTGACGCTCCCCTGCCGCTGGAACTCTGGCGTGGCCGCAGCACGGAGGCGCCAGGCCCCTGGGTTCTGCTGATGCCAGGTCTGGGCGGCAACTCCGAGCAGCTGGGCTGGCTGGCAGCTGCCCTGGCGGATCGGGGATGGCCTGCCGTGGTGCTGCAGCACCCTGGCAGTGATGCCGGGGCCATGCGGGCCCTGCTGGCCGGAGCAAAGCCTCCGCCCGGGGCCGAAACCCTGCCGGATCGGCTGGCCGATCTGGAGGCCGTGCTGGCGGCAGAGGCCCATGGTGTGCTGCCGCCGATGGGAGATGGTGTGGTGCTGATGGGCCATTCCCTTGGCGCCATGACCGCCCTTCTGGCCAGCGCACCTGCGCCGGAGCCCGGGCTGGAGCGCCGCTGCCGCGAGGCCCTGCGCCGCCTGCCGATCACCAACCTCTCAAGGCTGCTCCAGTGCCAGATGGCGGATCTCTCGTTGGAGCTGCGCCCGCCGCCCTCTCTTCAGGAGGGAACACTGCGGGGGGTGGTGGTGCTCAATGGTTTCGGCAGCCTGCTCTGGCCTCGGCGTGGACTTGATCGCCTCAGCGTGCCGCTGCTGATGGTGGGCGGCAGCCTCGACCTGATCACGCCGCCGGTGAGTGAGCAGCTTGAGCTGTTTCTGCCCTCCAGCCAGCCCCGCAGCCGCCTCGTGGTGGTGGATGGGGGTAGCCATTTCTCTCCTGTGCGGGTCTCACGCCGTGGGGAGGTCCTCTTCCAGCTGGGCGAGGAGCTGGTGGGGGTGGAGCCGCAGCGGGTGCAGAACCTGATCCTGCGGGTCAGCGTCGAGTTCCTCCAGGGCCTGACGGGTCCTGACCTGCTTCCGCCCCAGCACCGACTGCAGGAGGGCGTCGGCGCCTATGTGCTCGACGCCGCAGCGGCCCGCCGCTGGCAGAAGGATCTGAGCCGCTGA
- a CDS encoding ABC transporter permease — MSRRNELLRYLGARLALAPLMLWLIASLVFLLLRVAPGDPIDALLGPKAPAAVREALRQQLGLDQPLTVQYGHFIANLLHGDLGVSQASQEPVAAIIRQSLPASLELGVTALLLAAMVGLAVGFSGIARPEGKLDLAGRLYGIGTYALPPFWAAMLVQLVFAVWLGWLPVGGRFPPSLLPPTGTGFYLFDSFRAGNWSQLQGTVRHLALPAATLGLLLSGIFDNALRLNLRRALDSDYVEAARSRGLGEARVVLRHALPNALLPVLTITGITVASLIGGALLIEVTFSWPGIAFRLQEAISQRDYPVVQGIVVVVAALVVMVTVLVDLLVALLDPRIRF; from the coding sequence ATGAGTCGCCGCAACGAGCTGCTGCGTTATCTGGGGGCCCGCCTGGCCCTGGCGCCCCTGATGCTCTGGCTGATCGCCAGCCTGGTGTTTCTGTTGCTGCGGGTGGCGCCCGGTGATCCGATCGATGCCCTGCTGGGCCCCAAAGCACCCGCCGCGGTTCGAGAGGCCCTGCGCCAGCAGCTGGGCCTCGATCAGCCTCTGACGGTGCAATACGGCCATTTCATCGCCAATCTCCTGCACGGTGACCTGGGGGTCTCCCAGGCAAGCCAGGAGCCGGTGGCGGCGATCATTCGTCAGAGCCTGCCGGCCAGCCTTGAGCTGGGGGTCACGGCCCTGCTGCTGGCGGCGATGGTGGGTCTGGCCGTGGGCTTCAGCGGCATCGCCCGGCCGGAGGGAAAACTCGACCTGGCCGGACGCCTCTATGGCATCGGCACCTACGCCCTGCCGCCGTTCTGGGCGGCGATGCTGGTGCAACTGGTGTTTGCCGTCTGGCTGGGCTGGTTGCCGGTGGGCGGCCGTTTCCCTCCGTCCCTGCTGCCCCCCACCGGCACCGGCTTCTACCTGTTCGACAGCTTCAGGGCGGGCAACTGGAGCCAGCTGCAGGGCACGGTGCGCCATCTGGCGTTGCCTGCCGCCACCCTCGGCCTGCTGCTCAGCGGCATCTTCGACAACGCCCTGCGCCTCAACCTCCGCCGCGCCCTCGACTCCGACTACGTGGAGGCGGCCCGCAGCCGCGGCCTGGGGGAGGCGCGGGTGGTGCTGCGCCATGCCCTGCCCAATGCCCTGCTGCCGGTGCTCACCATCACCGGCATCACGGTGGCTTCCCTGATCGGCGGGGCCCTGCTGATCGAGGTCACCTTCTCCTGGCCCGGCATCGCCTTCCGGCTTCAGGAGGCGATCAGCCAGCGGGACTATCCCGTGGTTCAGGGGATCGTGGTGGTGGTGGCGGCGCTGGTGGTGATGGTCACGGTGCTGGTGGATCTGCTGGTGGCCCTGCTGGATCCCCGCATCCGCTTCTGA
- a CDS encoding ABC transporter substrate-binding protein translates to MSPALSDSVFASALSAPDLPISRVLAPLRCLRSRPGSLLPPLALALLLPLLAACQPQRSPTRLVVATKSRIDSVDPAKASRIGAMQVLSALGDPLYAVTTDGRLEPRLATALPTISSDGLRARIPLRRGVLFHDGTPFDAAALVFSLKRFMAIGTLGYQLSDRVKEVRTSGSHEVELELHQPFSPLPRLLSAIVLTPISPTAYRNHLDQPLNERFVGTGPYKLTFFGGQQVRLTPWRRYWGPKPANDGMDLVTLSNSTALFGALRSGEVDVLLSSGLEIDHEQALRRDALAGRLHEARGPALSIGFLSLLTDQPPLDNPTLRQAIAHSLDRQTISRRVSLGMRPPLRQLVPPSLPGSDPSAWPAYNPAEARRLYRAAGYCDGKRFSLPLTFRSDIPSDRLFALTWQAQMRRDLGDCVTLEVSGMESTTAYDQLANGALVLFFYDWIGDYPDAENFLAPLLSCQEPQGNRCAKGNSALSGSFWTAPGLDRELVLSSQVEGPERIGLLRAIQRRTAAAVPYLPVWLMEEGAWSGAQVSPPLFDGSGRVRLEALHRLGPGTASGSGGEAGR, encoded by the coding sequence TTGTCCCCAGCTCTGTCTGATTCCGTCTTCGCCTCTGCTCTGTCGGCACCGGACCTCCCCATTTCCAGAGTCCTGGCCCCTCTCCGCTGCCTCCGCTCACGCCCGGGATCTCTGCTGCCGCCGCTGGCCCTGGCGCTGCTGTTGCCCCTGTTGGCGGCCTGCCAGCCGCAGCGTTCGCCCACCCGTCTGGTGGTGGCGACCAAGAGCCGCATCGATTCCGTTGATCCTGCCAAGGCCTCCCGGATCGGGGCGATGCAGGTGCTCAGTGCCCTGGGGGACCCCCTCTACGCCGTCACCACCGATGGCCGCCTCGAACCCCGGCTGGCCACGGCCCTGCCCACGATCAGCAGCGATGGCCTGAGGGCCCGCATCCCGTTGCGCCGGGGCGTGCTGTTCCACGACGGAACCCCGTTCGATGCCGCCGCGCTGGTGTTTTCGCTGAAGCGCTTCATGGCGATCGGCACCCTCGGCTATCAGCTGAGTGATCGGGTCAAGGAGGTGCGGACCAGCGGCAGCCACGAGGTTGAACTGGAACTGCATCAACCCTTCAGCCCCCTGCCGCGGTTGCTGTCGGCCATTGTTCTGACGCCGATCTCCCCCACCGCCTATCGCAACCATCTGGACCAGCCGCTGAACGAGCGCTTCGTCGGTACGGGGCCGTACAAGCTCACCTTCTTCGGCGGCCAGCAGGTGCGGCTCACCCCCTGGAGGCGCTACTGGGGCCCAAAACCTGCCAACGACGGCATGGATCTGGTCACCCTGAGCAATTCCACCGCCCTGTTCGGGGCGCTGCGCAGCGGCGAAGTCGACGTTCTGCTCTCCAGCGGCCTGGAGATCGACCACGAACAGGCCCTGCGGCGCGATGCCCTGGCCGGTCGGCTGCATGAGGCCCGCGGCCCGGCACTCTCGATCGGCTTCCTCTCGCTGCTCACCGACCAGCCGCCCCTGGACAATCCCACCCTGCGCCAGGCCATCGCCCACAGCCTGGACCGGCAGACGATCAGCCGCCGGGTGAGCCTGGGGATGCGTCCGCCGCTGCGCCAGTTGGTGCCCCCCAGCCTGCCGGGTTCCGATCCCAGTGCCTGGCCCGCCTACAACCCCGCCGAGGCGCGTCGCCTGTATCGCGCGGCTGGATACTGCGACGGCAAACGCTTCAGCCTGCCGCTCACCTTCCGCTCCGACATCCCCAGTGACCGACTGTTCGCCCTCACCTGGCAGGCCCAGATGCGGCGCGACCTGGGCGATTGCGTGACCCTGGAGGTGAGCGGCATGGAATCCACCACCGCCTACGACCAGCTCGCCAATGGAGCCCTGGTGCTGTTCTTCTACGACTGGATCGGCGATTATCCCGACGCCGAGAATTTTCTCGCCCCCCTGCTGAGCTGTCAGGAGCCCCAGGGCAACCGCTGCGCCAAGGGCAACAGTGCCCTGAGCGGCTCCTTCTGGACCGCCCCTGGCCTGGATCGGGAACTGGTGCTCAGCAGCCAGGTGGAAGGCCCTGAGCGGATTGGCCTGTTGCGCGCCATCCAGCGGCGCACAGCCGCCGCAGTGCCCTATCTGCCGGTGTGGCTGATGGAGGAGGGCGCCTGGAGCGGCGCCCAGGTGAGCCCACCCCTCTTTGATGGATCCGGGCGGGTGCGGCTGGAGGCGCTGCATCGACTGGGTCCCGGAACGGCATCCGGTTCTGGAGGGGAGGCCGGCCGATGA
- a CDS encoding homoserine dehydrogenase: MTIGIGLLGLGTVGAGVAAILSSPEGRHPLVGQLALRRVAVRDLSRPRPVDLAPEVLTTSPEAVVDDPAVDIVVEVMGGLEPARSLILRAIAAGKSVVTANKAVIARYGEEIAAAAAARGVYVLIEAAVGGGIPIIEPLKQSLGGNRLQRVSGIINGTTNYILSRMAEEGAAYDAVLADAQRLGYAEADPAADVQGGDAADKIAILTGLAYGGSVPRASIPTEGIDRLDSRDVAYAAQLGFVVKLLAVAQHLGTADDGTELLDVRVHPTLLPRQHPLAGVHGVNNAILVEGDPVGQVMFYGPGAGAGPTASAVVADILNIAGIRQVGGAPGQLDPLLAAGSWRRCRLVDGSRTRHRNYVRLQTRDQAGVIGRIGTCFGDAGVSLQSIVQFEGQNGAAEIVAITHEVLEQHFRTALDAIEALAEVEAVAACLRTL, translated from the coding sequence ATGACCATCGGCATCGGCTTGCTCGGTCTGGGGACGGTGGGAGCCGGTGTCGCCGCGATTCTCAGCAGCCCCGAAGGCCGCCATCCCCTCGTGGGCCAGCTGGCCCTGCGTCGTGTGGCGGTGCGGGATCTGAGCCGGCCTCGCCCCGTGGACCTGGCCCCGGAGGTACTCACCACAAGCCCGGAAGCGGTGGTGGACGATCCGGCGGTGGACATCGTGGTGGAGGTGATGGGAGGGCTGGAGCCCGCCCGCTCCCTGATCCTGCGGGCCATCGCTGCCGGTAAGTCTGTGGTGACCGCCAACAAGGCCGTGATCGCCCGCTATGGCGAGGAGATCGCCGCTGCCGCCGCCGCACGGGGCGTCTACGTACTGATCGAGGCGGCTGTCGGAGGCGGCATTCCGATCATCGAGCCGCTGAAGCAGTCGCTGGGCGGCAACCGCCTGCAACGGGTCAGCGGCATCATCAACGGCACCACCAACTACATCCTGTCCAGGATGGCTGAGGAGGGGGCCGCCTATGACGCCGTGCTCGCCGATGCCCAGCGCCTGGGCTATGCCGAAGCTGATCCCGCCGCCGATGTGCAAGGCGGCGACGCGGCCGACAAGATCGCCATCCTCACCGGGCTCGCCTACGGCGGCAGCGTGCCCAGGGCCTCGATCCCCACGGAGGGGATTGACCGGCTCGACTCCCGCGACGTGGCCTACGCCGCCCAGCTGGGCTTCGTGGTGAAGCTGCTGGCCGTCGCCCAGCACCTCGGCACCGCAGACGATGGCACCGAGCTGCTGGACGTGCGGGTCCATCCCACCCTGCTGCCCAGACAGCACCCTCTTGCAGGCGTGCATGGCGTCAACAACGCCATTCTGGTGGAAGGCGATCCGGTGGGCCAGGTGATGTTCTATGGCCCAGGCGCCGGTGCCGGGCCCACCGCCTCGGCCGTGGTGGCCGACATCCTCAACATCGCCGGCATTCGCCAGGTAGGTGGTGCGCCGGGCCAGCTCGATCCCCTGCTGGCAGCCGGCAGCTGGCGCCGCTGCCGGTTGGTGGACGGATCCCGCACGCGGCATCGCAACTATGTGAGACTCCAGACCCGCGATCAGGCCGGTGTGATCGGCAGGATCGGCACCTGCTTCGGCGATGCGGGGGTCTCCCTGCAGTCGATCGTGCAATTCGAAGGGCAGAACGGCGCCGCTGAAATCGTGGCGATCACCCACGAAGTGCTGGAGCAGCATTTCCGTACTGCCCTCGATGCGATCGAAGCGCTGGCCGAAGTGGAGGCGGTGGCTGCCTGCCTGCGCACCCTCTGA
- a CDS encoding SufE family protein, with protein sequence MASGSPSLDRIVEKLGSTAEPRRRYEYVLWLAKKLAPLPDQFRQDAYKVKGCVSQVFVVGELVDGTLHWQGDSDAQITKGLLALLIEGLEGLTPAEAAAVDPAFIAATGLQASLTPSRANGFLNILRMMQSQAVRLGQPAAQDEAGAQGEDPALGNAPALGNG encoded by the coding sequence ATGGCCAGCGGAAGTCCCTCCCTCGACCGCATCGTCGAGAAGCTCGGCAGCACCGCCGAGCCCAGACGCCGTTACGAATACGTGCTCTGGCTGGCCAAGAAGCTGGCGCCGTTGCCCGATCAGTTCCGGCAGGACGCCTACAAGGTGAAGGGCTGTGTGTCTCAGGTGTTCGTGGTGGGGGAGCTGGTCGATGGAACGCTGCACTGGCAGGGTGATTCCGACGCCCAGATCACCAAGGGCCTGCTGGCCCTGTTGATTGAGGGTCTTGAAGGGCTGACGCCGGCTGAGGCCGCTGCGGTGGATCCCGCCTTCATCGCCGCCACCGGGCTGCAGGCGAGCCTGACCCCATCTCGGGCCAACGGGTTTCTCAACATCCTGCGGATGATGCAGTCCCAGGCCGTGAGGCTGGGCCAGCCTGCTGCACAAGACGAGGCCGGTGCTCAGGGCGAAGATCCGGCGCTGGGCAACGCTCCGGCCCTGGGCAACGGTTGA
- a CDS encoding 5-formyltetrahydrofolate cyclo-ligase, which produces MADPLDACPSTKVQLRTHWRTRRRALLPAAAAGLAAMARRHLPALVPPQRSVGLYWPLAGEADLRGLADLWPGRIALPWAPAATASERQVLDYRAWQPGEPLRPDGCGIPAPSDPQATLDPAELALLLVPALAVDRRGLRLGYGGGWYDRLRILPAWGDVPALVVLPQGCVVEALPADPWDVPFQGWLSETGLVLVPKP; this is translated from the coding sequence ATGGCGGACCCGCTAGACGCCTGCCCCAGCACCAAGGTGCAGCTGCGCACCCACTGGCGGACCCGACGGCGCGCCCTGCTGCCAGCTGCCGCAGCCGGCCTGGCTGCCATGGCCCGGCGCCACCTGCCGGCCCTAGTGCCGCCGCAACGGAGCGTCGGCCTCTACTGGCCCCTGGCTGGCGAGGCGGATCTGCGCGGGCTGGCCGACCTTTGGCCCGGTCGCATCGCCCTGCCCTGGGCCCCGGCGGCCACGGCCTCCGAGCGGCAAGTCCTTGATTACCGCGCCTGGCAGCCTGGGGAGCCGCTGCGGCCTGACGGCTGCGGCATCCCGGCGCCCTCGGATCCGCAGGCAACGCTGGATCCGGCGGAGCTGGCGCTGCTGCTGGTGCCGGCCCTGGCGGTGGATCGCCGCGGCCTTCGCCTCGGCTATGGCGGTGGTTGGTACGACCGCCTGCGGATCCTGCCCGCCTGGGGGGATGTGCCGGCGCTGGTGGTGCTGCCCCAGGGTTGTGTGGTGGAGGCGCTGCCGGCCGATCCCTGGGACGTGCCCTTCCAGGGCTGGCTGAGCGAAACCGGGCTGGTGCTGGTGCCCAAGCCCTGA
- the ruvC gene encoding crossover junction endodeoxyribonuclease RuvC, which yields MRILGIDPGLARVGYGVIDTSGGLQRMLDCGIIRTDPGRSEGDRMVEIARDLRLLIRTWRPQLAAVEKFFFYRSSTTISVVQARGVLMMTLARFKVPVVEFPPMQIKLALAGSGHAEKQEVLEAVMRELQLEIPPRPDDAADALAVALTGWFQR from the coding sequence ATGCGCATCCTTGGTATCGACCCCGGCCTGGCCCGTGTGGGCTACGGCGTGATCGACACCAGTGGCGGTCTGCAGCGCATGCTCGACTGCGGCATCATCCGCACCGATCCGGGCCGCAGCGAGGGGGATCGGATGGTGGAGATCGCCCGGGATCTCAGGCTGCTGATCCGCACCTGGCGGCCCCAGCTGGCGGCGGTGGAGAAGTTCTTCTTCTACCGCTCCAGCACCACGATCTCGGTGGTGCAGGCGCGCGGTGTGCTGATGATGACCCTGGCCCGCTTCAAGGTGCCGGTCGTGGAATTCCCTCCCATGCAGATCAAGCTCGCCCTGGCTGGCTCGGGCCATGCCGAGAAGCAGGAGGTGCTGGAGGCGGTGATGCGGGAATTGCAGCTGGAGATCCCGCCGCGGCCGGACGACGCCGCCGATGCCCTGGCTGTTGCCCTGACGGGCTGGTTCCAACGCTGA
- the bchI gene encoding magnesium chelatase ATPase subunit I, whose amino-acid sequence MSQVRKRRVFPFTAIVGQEEMKLALLLNVIDPRIGGVMIMGDRGTGKSTTIRALADLLPEIDVVAGDPYNSSPFDPDLQSAEVRQRAEQGETLPTEARQVPMVDLPLGATEDRLCGTIDIEKALSEGVRAFEPGLLAKANRGLLYVDEVNLLDDHLVDVLLDSAASGWNTVEREGVSVRHPARFVLIGSGNPEEGELRPQLLDRFGMSVEVRTVRDPELRVQVVDQRTAFDDDPDGFNTAVQTTQEALQARVVEAQQRLGSVVIDDDLRIRISGVCGELDVDGLRGDIVTNRAARALAAFEGRTEVSEDDVARVVACCLRHRLRKDPLEQIDSGDRVVKVFCKVFERPVSTDRRDFELALAG is encoded by the coding sequence GTGAGTCAAGTCCGGAAGCGCCGGGTCTTCCCCTTCACCGCCATCGTGGGGCAGGAGGAGATGAAGTTGGCCCTGCTGCTCAACGTGATCGATCCCCGCATCGGCGGGGTGATGATCATGGGCGACCGGGGTACGGGGAAGAGCACCACGATCCGGGCCCTGGCCGACCTGCTGCCCGAAATCGACGTGGTGGCGGGCGACCCCTACAACAGCTCTCCCTTCGACCCCGACCTGCAGAGCGCCGAAGTGCGTCAGCGGGCTGAGCAGGGCGAAACCCTCCCCACCGAAGCCCGCCAGGTGCCGATGGTGGACCTGCCCCTGGGCGCCACCGAAGACCGTCTCTGCGGCACGATCGACATCGAGAAGGCCCTCAGCGAGGGGGTGCGCGCCTTTGAGCCGGGGCTGCTGGCCAAGGCCAACCGCGGTCTGCTCTACGTGGATGAGGTGAACCTGCTCGACGACCATCTGGTCGACGTGTTGCTGGATTCGGCCGCTTCGGGCTGGAACACCGTGGAGCGGGAGGGGGTGAGCGTGCGCCACCCGGCCCGTTTCGTGCTGATCGGTTCGGGGAACCCCGAGGAGGGCGAACTGCGGCCCCAGCTGCTGGATCGCTTCGGCATGAGCGTGGAGGTGCGCACCGTGCGTGATCCCGAGCTGCGGGTGCAGGTGGTGGATCAGCGCACCGCCTTTGATGACGACCCCGATGGCTTCAACACCGCTGTGCAGACCACCCAGGAGGCCCTGCAGGCGAGGGTGGTGGAGGCCCAGCAGCGCCTCGGATCGGTGGTGATCGACGATGACCTGCGCATCCGGATTTCGGGAGTGTGCGGCGAGCTCGACGTCGACGGTCTGCGCGGCGACATCGTCACCAACCGGGCGGCCCGGGCCCTGGCCGCCTTCGAGGGGCGCACCGAGGTGAGCGAAGACGATGTGGCCAGGGTGGTGGCCTGCTGCCTGCGCCACCGCCTGCGCAAGGACCCGCTGGAGCAGATCGATTCCGGTGATCGGGTGGTGAAGGTGTTCTGCAAGGTGTTTGAACGGCCTGTGAGCACCGATCGGCGCGACTTCGAGCTGGCGCTGGCCGGCTGA